The nucleotide sequence CATACCCAATATTCCTGGGGATCTCTTGGCAGAAGCTATCTTAGAATCTAGTCTTATCAACTCTTTATCAGTAACCTGTGCGTGAATCCTGAAAGAGCGATTTAGATTTCTCAAGCGGTCACTTACCCTGTTGCCCAGCTTTGACGACATTGATCTGTAGTTTACCTAACCAATCAATTAGACTTTCTAGCTGTTTATCCGCCGTTTGCATCCCCAGGCCCCGGACGGTGACTTTACCCGGACTATAGACAAACCGAGTTTGGAGATGAGTGGGTAAATTACTGGCTAACACATTCCAGGCCGGTTCTGCCATCGGGGTTTCGAGAATCACGTGTTGTTTAGATTCCGGTCTAATGCGCGAGAATCCAAGTTTTTTGGCCATTTGTTTGAGTTCAACGACGCGAATTAACTGTAAAACCGGGGCAGGCGGCACACCATAGCGATCCGTTAAATCGAGTAATACCTGTTTCAACGCCAGGCCATCTTGGGAGGCAGAAATAGCGCGATAGGTACTCATCTTTTGTTCCATGTCGGGAATATAGTCAGCCGGGATAAAGGCCGTGACACTCAGATCAATTTGGGTGTCTTCCACCGTGGGAATTTCCTGACCCCGAATTTCGGCAATGGCTTCTTCCAACATCTCAACGTATAAATCAAAGCCAATCGCATCCATTTGCCCGTGTTGTTCCGCCCCCAACAGATTCCCGACGCCGCGAATTTCCATATCCCGCATTGCTAACTGATAGCCAGAACCCAGTTGGGTAAACTCCTGAATTGCCCGCAATCTGGCCCTTGCTTCTTCGGTGAGGGATTCTTGACGGGGATAAAATAACCAGGCATGGGCTTGAATTCCGGCCCGCCCCACCCGTCCCCGGAGTTGATAGAGTTGGGCCAGGCCAAATTTATGGGCATCTTCCACCAAAATTGTATTCACCCGCGGAATATCTAAACCGGATTCAATAATGGTCGTACACACGAGAATTTCGGCCTCAGCATTAAAAAAGCCCAACATCGTCGATTCCAGTTCCCCTTCCTGCATTTGCCCGTGGGCCACCAATATCCGCGCGCCAGGCACCATCATCTGTAACTTCCCGGCCACCTCCTCAATCCCGGCCACCCGCGGCACCACATAAAACACCTGCCCACCCCGATCTAACTCCTGTCTAATGGCTGAGCGGATCGCTTCCAAGTCATAGGGCGATAAATGAGTTTGAATCGGTCGTCTGGATGGTGGCGGCGTGGTAATTACACTCATTTCCCGAACACCGGATAAGGCCATGTAGAGAGTGCGTGGGATGGGGGTCGCACTGAGGGTTAACACATCCAGTTGGGTTTTGAGGGATTTAATTTTTTCCTTTTGATTCACGCCAAATCGTTGTTCTTCATCAATCACGAGCAGGCCCAAGTCCCGAAAATTTACGCCTTTCCCTAATAGTTGATGCGTCCCCACCACTACATCGAGTTCCCCCGTTACCAGTCGTTGGAGAATGTTTTTCCGTTCTTCTCCAGTGCGAAACCGATTGAGTAAACCGACATGAATCGGATACGGAGCAAACCGTTCTTTGAGGGTGTGGTAATGCTGTTGAGTCAGGATTGTTGTCGGAGCCAAAACCGCGACTTGTTTCCCGGCTGTAATTGCTTTGAAAATTGCCCGAATCGCCACCTCTGTTTTGCCAAAACCGACATCCCCACAAACCAAGCGATCCATGGGCCGATCCGATTCCATATCCTGTTTGACATCTTGAGTGGCTTTGAGTTGATCCGGTGTCGGTTGATAGGGGAACGAATCTTCCATTTCCACTTGCCAAGGCTGATCCGGGGGATAGCGAAACCCCTGTTGTTGGGCCCGCTGGGCATAGAGTTGGAGCAGGTCAACCGCAACTTTTTTGATCGCTTTTCTAACTTTTTGCTTCGTTTTTTCCCAGGCCTGGCCACTGAGTTTATTGAGCTGGGGTGGGGTGTCTTGTCCAGTGCGTAAGCGGGAGAGCGTATTAAATTGATCGGCGGCAATCCGTAAGACCCCATCAGCATATTGAATAACTAAGTATTCGCGGGTTTCATGGCTGATTGACAGGGGTTCGAGTTTGAGAAATCGCCCAATCCCGTGCTGCCGATGAACGACATAATCTCCCGGCTGTAACTTGTTAACATCAACCTGTTTCGAGGCGGCCCGGCGGCGTTTACGGACATAGCCCATATTGGCCAGACTATGTTGCCCAAAAAATTCCCGGTCGGTAACAACAACGGTGCGCAGAGTCGGTAAAATAAAGCCTTCAAGTTCAGCCAACCCCGAATATTTCAAGGCAATGGGGACACGCTGGGCCTGGAGTTTATCAATGGCCGGAAAATCTTTCGGATTGGGGACAAACTGGGCCGGGCAATCGTGTTCTTGGAGCAATGCCACCGAGCGACTGGGCTGGGCCGAAATGAGCCAAACCGCAAACTTTTTCTCCCGTTCTTGGCGGATGGCTTCAGCGAGTTTGCCAAATTGATGGGGGATGGCTGGCACCGGCCGACTGGATAAATTTAACCCCTGATTTACTTCCGCGAGTTCATTCAGCTTGAGTTGTTGATGGTCACTAATTTGGCTTAAACAGTCTGCAAAGGTTTGATGGGTGGCGGGCATTAACGACCGTTGATTCACCTCTTGCCAATGGCTTTCAATTTGTTCATACCAGCGATGACTATGTTGACGACACTGCTCTGGCTCATCTAAAACCACCAATGTATTCGGAGCTAGATAATCAATCAAACTGGCCGGCCGTTCAAACGCTAATCCTAAAAATCGCCGCATGCCTTCGGGTGGATTTCCTGCTTGCCATTGTTCCTGTTCGGGGGGGGGAAGAATGGCTTGAATTTGCTCTTTTTCGGCTTCACTCAGGGCCTGGGCAATCAGAGGACTAAAACTAGTCGGCGTTAACACTAAGCGGGGAATTGCATCTAGGGAGCGTTGATTGGCTGGATCAAATTCCCGTAGTTTTTCCAGTTGCTCCCCAAACCATTCCAAGCGCACAGGTAACTCAGCGGACACCGGAAAAATATCGAGAATATCCCCCCGCTGACTCCATTGCCCTTCCGATTCAACCAAAGAAACCCGCTCATAGCCCAAATTGGCCAGGGTTTGACTGAGGGTTTTGAGATTACTTTCCTGACCGACTTCAAGCCGTAAACAATAGTCTTGAAATAAATCCGGTGGCGGTAAATGGGGCTGGAGGGCGCGCTCGGTGGTGACAATGGCTAAATTTGAGTTTTCCCGACCCAATTCCGCTAAAACCTGTAACTGTCCCCAGGCCATCTCGGCTTCTAAATCAAAGGGATCATAGGGGGAAGCTTCCGAGGTGGGATAAAACAACACTGCCCCCCAACCCATCATTTCCAACTGCGCGGCCCAACGTCCGGCTTCTTCTAAGGTGGCGGTAACGACGAGTAACGGCTGTGATTGGGCCAAAGTCGAAGCAACCAGGCCCTTGACCAGTCGCGGAATGCCAGTCAGATGCAGGGATTGGTGCTTTTGGAGCTTGGTTGTGAGTTCCGCAATCAGGGGTAATTTTGCCCAACTACGGATAAGAGCAGCCAGTGTCATAGATGGAAATCAACTCAGTCATGACGTACTGCCAAGCTATCATAGTTGAAAGGATTAGACTTTCTGGTATTTGCCGGTACTAGCTGGTATTATAAGAAATCATCCCCAGATGGGCTTTTGCTCACTGGCCCCCGTTAGATTACGATCTGGCGGGTTTTAACCATATTAATATGAACCGAGTTTCCTTCTTAATTGATGGCTTCAATCTTTACCACTCACTCCGGACTGCGGCCAAAGAACTGACTGACGCATCCGTTAAATGGCTCAATATTAAAACATTGTCTTGAGTCTATCTTTAGCTCTTTATAGAGAGGCAAGACAAAATGATAATTGTTGTCTATCAGATATTATCTGACTCTAAACTTAATAAAAAGCTTCCGATTATATATAATAAAGGTATTTCGTAATAATGACTGTAATTTATGAATGAAGAAATTTTTGAGGCTTGTGTTCAATATAATGACTTGGTGGGCTCTGTATCTGCTGATAATTCTGACCAATCATCAATTTATAAATGGCTAGATGATCGCAAGCTAAGAAACTCAAATGAACTAGTGTATGGGATAGAACTCAGTATTCGTGAGAATGACGGGGAGGAGCTTGTCAACCCAGTTCCAGTAGTGCTGTTGCTAGTTGCAGACGAAACACAAAAGACATTAAGTAAAAAGATTGCTGATGGTCAAGTACCTATTAATGTAAGACGTATTGAGACATTGATGACACTACCTGAATTCCTTAGTCTATTCAAGAGATTTAATTTAACCCTTTCTCCAAATCAAAACTGGCAATCACTCAGAGGATCAGAATTTAAAGGAATCTTAGAGGGAGTTAGGTATCAATATCAAGATTCACAAGACTTTTAGGTGCTACCTTCTCACCTTTCAGGAATTATGTGGGCACATAATAAAAATTTTATTACTTTATTCATAACTCTGTAGCTATCAACTGATAACATTAAAAATTTCAATTTAGATATGAATAGATAAGAAGAGATTCAAATCTAATATCAATGATTCTAATAGTAATGAATAAGTTTTGTGGTTATGAGACTTATTACTGTTATAGACTCTGCTATCAAATCTGTTCCCAGTTTAACAAAATCACTAAAGATCATTACCAGGCTGAGGAGGAAACCAATCTTCATCCAAGGCCTTGGGATAGTGTAAACCAGGGAGTTTCTGGAATTATATCCGCTGCTAAATCAAATTGTATTATGACAAGTTCTCGTGCTTCTCGATACGTTTGATCAAATTTTTCTTGGAGATACTCCATCAGACTTGGGCTATCGTCTAGGATTGATTCAGCTTCAAACCGAAAATTGAGAATATTAGCTTCTAGCTCTGGATAAAATCGGTCATGGCCTGGCCGGGCATATTGATGGGTGATTAAATGCTCACAAATCGTTCTCAAATAAGTTTGGAGTTTACGCTTTTGTTCTCTGCTAATACCCTCAACTTCATCAATGATATTGATCAGATCAAGATTGGCAAAGTCCCGGTTTTTTAGTTGCTCAACCGTTCGATCAATCCAGAGTTGAAAATCTGAATCGTAGAGGTTTTTTTCCGTCGTGTCTGGGCCTGGTGTCATATTTTGCTATTTATAGTCACGGGAAGTTATTTATTCCAAGGTTGCCAATTTGGATCAAGGGGTTGCTCTAGGGTAAAGGGTGGCGACTTAGGGACAATATTGGAGTTGATTTGACTTTCTTTAAGAAAAATCTCGTGACTCTTTTGATATTCTTCTTCAAATGTTTCTAGGCATTGGTTTCGTAGACTTGGGCTTCTTTTGAGTAGAGATTTAATCTCAGACCTAAAATTTGCAACCTCCACATCCCATCCTCTTAGGCAATAGTCCCGTTCCGATTCCCAATATTGAATCTTGAGCAAGTGTCGTAGCAGTTGCCGCAAATAACTCGATAGCGCGTGCTTATTACTGTTTCCCAAACTTTCAACTTCCTCAATTAAATTTTCCAAGTCAACTTCATTAAATTCATTCGTCTTTAATTTACGAACAGTTTCATCAAGCCAAAGGTTAAAGTCTTGTTCGTAAAGAGATTTAGATTTGATTTGCAGTTGAGATGTCATAGCTCACTCTCGGTATTTGAGTAGGTTTAGTCTTGTTTTATAGATAACTGTTGCATTAACCAATTCGCCGCAGCAGTGTTTGTTCCTTTCTCTAAACGGGCTAAGGTTTGCGACAGTAACTCAATTTCCAGGCCCCGTAACACTTGAGAAATCGTAATTGGTTCGTAACTTCCTGCCTCAGTTAAGCCAAAGGCCAAGACCTGACCCTGCTGCACATCAATCACCCAATACTCAGGAACTCCCAACCGAGCATAAAGCTGTTTTTGTTCTGCTAAATCCAACGTCAAGCTCGTATCGGCCACTTCTCCAACTAAATCCGGTAATCGCTGCTCAGGTAAGGTAATTCGGCGGGGTGTCCCAGGTTGCCAGCGGGGAATATTGTCACCCCTATAAAGCACTAAATCGGGAGCACAGGCCTGGGTTTCAGGGTTTTCAATCAGACACCGCCCATAGGATTGATAGGTTTCTTCGGGATGGAGAAAAGCCCAAAAACCAAAAATGATCGTGAACAAATCGCTAACTGATGCGTGCCCAGGCCCCTCTTTACCCATTTCTACCCGTAGCCATCCCTGATCAAATGAAATTTTGCGCCACTCTAAATTGGGATCATCTCGTAATTCAAGATATTCAGCCCAAGTAGCGATCTTAGATTTAATTATTGATTGAGCAGAAGTCGTGATCATGAAACATTTACCAGGCCTGGTCTAAGTTTAACCAAATCACGAAAGATCATCATCGGGCCGGGGCGAAAACCAATCTTCATCTAGGGCCTGGGCAAGGTTTTGCTAGATTACCGTAATCTTTTTTAAGATTACAGCATGGATTCAATTATACAAAAATTATAAACTTTCAACCCGATCTCGAACTGAGCCGAACGCAATTTAAATAGAACTGTTTGTAAAACTGATCATTTTCTATCATTTTCGATAAGATCATACAAAGTCATTTAGTCTGCTGTGTACGCCTACCCCAGATTTTTCCTTTACCAGGAACCCT is from Synechococcus sp. PCC 6312 and encodes:
- the mfd gene encoding transcription-repair coupling factor, whose translation is MTLAALIRSWAKLPLIAELTTKLQKHQSLHLTGIPRLVKGLVASTLAQSQPLLVVTATLEEAGRWAAQLEMMGWGAVLFYPTSEASPYDPFDLEAEMAWGQLQVLAELGRENSNLAIVTTERALQPHLPPPDLFQDYCLRLEVGQESNLKTLSQTLANLGYERVSLVESEGQWSQRGDILDIFPVSAELPVRLEWFGEQLEKLREFDPANQRSLDAIPRLVLTPTSFSPLIAQALSEAEKEQIQAILPPPEQEQWQAGNPPEGMRRFLGLAFERPASLIDYLAPNTLVVLDEPEQCRQHSHRWYEQIESHWQEVNQRSLMPATHQTFADCLSQISDHQQLKLNELAEVNQGLNLSSRPVPAIPHQFGKLAEAIRQEREKKFAVWLISAQPSRSVALLQEHDCPAQFVPNPKDFPAIDKLQAQRVPIALKYSGLAELEGFILPTLRTVVVTDREFFGQHSLANMGYVRKRRRAASKQVDVNKLQPGDYVVHRQHGIGRFLKLEPLSISHETREYLVIQYADGVLRIAADQFNTLSRLRTGQDTPPQLNKLSGQAWEKTKQKVRKAIKKVAVDLLQLYAQRAQQQGFRYPPDQPWQVEMEDSFPYQPTPDQLKATQDVKQDMESDRPMDRLVCGDVGFGKTEVAIRAIFKAITAGKQVAVLAPTTILTQQHYHTLKERFAPYPIHVGLLNRFRTGEERKNILQRLVTGELDVVVGTHQLLGKGVNFRDLGLLVIDEEQRFGVNQKEKIKSLKTQLDVLTLSATPIPRTLYMALSGVREMSVITTPPPSRRPIQTHLSPYDLEAIRSAIRQELDRGGQVFYVVPRVAGIEEVAGKLQMMVPGARILVAHGQMQEGELESTMLGFFNAEAEILVCTTIIESGLDIPRVNTILVEDAHKFGLAQLYQLRGRVGRAGIQAHAWLFYPRQESLTEEARARLRAIQEFTQLGSGYQLAMRDMEIRGVGNLLGAEQHGQMDAIGFDLYVEMLEEAIAEIRGQEIPTVEDTQIDLSVTAFIPADYIPDMEQKMSTYRAISASQDGLALKQVLLDLTDRYGVPPAPVLQLIRVVELKQMAKKLGFSRIRPESKQHVILETPMAEPAWNVLASNLPTHLQTRFVYSPGKVTVRGLGMQTADKQLESLIDWLGKLQINVVKAGQQGK
- a CDS encoding DUF29 domain-containing protein, translating into MTPGPDTTEKNLYDSDFQLWIDRTVEQLKNRDFANLDLINIIDEVEGISREQKRKLQTYLRTICEHLITHQYARPGHDRFYPELEANILNFRFEAESILDDSPSLMEYLQEKFDQTYREARELVIIQFDLAADIIPETPWFTLSQGLG
- a CDS encoding DUF29 domain-containing protein, with the protein product MTSQLQIKSKSLYEQDFNLWLDETVRKLKTNEFNEVDLENLIEEVESLGNSNKHALSSYLRQLLRHLLKIQYWESERDYCLRGWDVEVANFRSEIKSLLKRSPSLRNQCLETFEEEYQKSHEIFLKESQINSNIVPKSPPFTLEQPLDPNWQPWNK
- a CDS encoding Uma2 family endonuclease; this encodes MITTSAQSIIKSKIATWAEYLELRDDPNLEWRKISFDQGWLRVEMGKEGPGHASVSDLFTIIFGFWAFLHPEETYQSYGRCLIENPETQACAPDLVLYRGDNIPRWQPGTPRRITLPEQRLPDLVGEVADTSLTLDLAEQKQLYARLGVPEYWVIDVQQGQVLAFGLTEAGSYEPITISQVLRGLEIELLSQTLARLEKGTNTAAANWLMQQLSIKQD